One region of Ptychodera flava strain L36383 chromosome 3 unlocalized genomic scaffold, AS_Pfla_20210202 Scaffold_27__1_contigs__length_13241970_pilon, whole genome shotgun sequence genomic DNA includes:
- the LOC139126502 gene encoding allatostatin-A receptor-like, with translation MDIRNSSSYRSEYNDYYMGSDGNPVYSVGIDEVDHLFVSSQEAAIVTIAMPIVFIIGCLGNVLTIFVILRVKEMRTVTNYFLINLATSDLLFLIMVVPPKFLGYVIPNVPLIDDWTLLGAAGCKIFSYGPRMATSVSCFIILTLTIERYLAICWPLKFRTIRTRKKAVVVAGIIWVAAAVVSTPHAYFPAVQKWHLRWPSPYNSTAPDVLTQCYCYTNDSSNSPDVCYYYVLFGKIDEIMFLCFVPVLVILYVLMLLKLRHANRFVRAAQVRNSNSIAAKRQLIRMLGVTVTVYLICVGSFRVMALLMLFNPGYQKHILVLQTVRVLLYVNAAVNPVIYNVFSQTFRTAFIRVLSCQGNRINPENESSSDNVALTTTNDDSYRKRSVKRMSSRPRPSKPSLKSSTRHANGSFSQPNGSCRHSHRGYRLANGSERRQSSNRR, from the coding sequence ATGGACATTCGAAACAGCTCATCGTACAGGTCTGAGTACAATGACTACTACATGGGATCTGATGGAAACCCGGTATATTCCGTTGGTATCGATGAAGTTGATCACCTCTTCGTATCTTCACAAGAAGCCGCCATTGTGACCATAGCTATGCCTATAGTGTTTATCATTGGGTGCCTTGGCAACGTGCTGACAATATTTGTAATCTTGAGAGTGAAAGAGATGCGCACGGTTACGAACTACTTTCTGATTAATCTCGCCACATCAGACCTACTTTTCCTAATAATGGTGGTTCCGCCGAAATTCTTGGGATACGTCATACCCAACGTTCCCCTAATTGACGATTGGACACTGCTTGGCGCTGCCGGATGTAAAATCTTTTCGTACGGGCCGCGAATGGCGACGAGTGTATCGTGTTTCATCATCCTGACGCTTACAATCGAGCGGTACCTGGCCATCTGCTGGCCCCTGAAATTCCGTACCATTCGTACCAGAAAGAAGGCGGTGGTCGTCGCCGGGATAATTTGGGTGGCGGCAGCCGTTGTCTCCACGCCGCACGCTTACTTCCCTGCTGTGCAAAAGTGGCACCTCCGGTGGCCCTCTCCGTACAACAGCACGGCGCCCGATGTTTTGACCCAGTGTTATTGCTATACCAATGATTCCTCAAACTCGCCCGATGTGTGCTACTACTATGTACTATTCGGCAAAATCGACGAAATTATGTTCCTATGCTTTGTGCCCGTTCTTGTGATTTTGTACGTGCTCATGTTACTGAAACTGCGACACGCCAATCGTTTTGTGCGTGCGGCACAAGTCAGGAATTCGAACTCTATCGCTGCCAAGAGGCAGCTCATCAGGATGCTCGGTGTGACAGTGACAGTGTATCTGATATGTGTTGGCTCGTTTCGAGTGATGGCGCTCCTAATGCTTTTTAACCCTGGATACCAGAAACATATTCTGGTTTTGCAAACTGTCCGTGTCTTGCTGTACGTCAACGCGGCAGTCAATCCAGTCATATACAACGTCTTCAGTCAGACTTTCAGAACTGCTTTCATCCGGGTTCTCAGTTGCCAGGGCAACCGAATCAACCCGGAAAACGAATCTTCCAGCGATAACGTGGCACTGACCACCACTAATGATGACAGCTACAGAAAGAGATCAGTGAAAAGGATGAGCTCACGGCCACGACCCTCCAAACCGTCTCTGAAAAGTTCAACTCGGCACGCCAATGGCTCTTTCAGTCAGCCAAACGGCTCATGTCGACATTCGCACCGAGGATATCGTCTGGCGAACGGAAGTGAGCGTAGACAGAGCTCAAATCGTCGATGA